Proteins from a single region of Geovibrio ferrireducens:
- a CDS encoding helix-turn-helix domain-containing protein produces the protein MESNENPVKKVCRELGINQKELAEELGVTQNTVTTWATGKIEPPAIVLKCLELLIIEKKFNQLKEIFNEELKK, from the coding sequence ATGGAAAGCAACGAAAACCCCGTTAAGAAAGTTTGCAGGGAATTAGGCATTAACCAGAAGGAACTGGCTGAGGAGCTTGGGGTTACTCAAAATACTGTAACTACTTGGGCAACGGGCAAGATAGAGCCTCCTGCCATTGTTCTCAAATGTTTAGAGCTTCTGATTATTGAAAAAAAGTTTAACCAGCTTAAAGAAATTTTCAACGAAGAACTTAAAAAGTGA
- a CDS encoding phage virion morphogenesis protein codes for MDIDIKIQDEELKRKLTSLQKKLKNLRPILLEVGNMVRNDIEQAFEREQSPFGQRWQPLAVFTVLAGVRGRLTGKKGRETKQTHNYLQGRKILTASGQLGMSFTVKADSDSVTVGTNKVYARIHHFGGKAGRGRRTSIPARPFLPVSKSGQLEPSLQKGIIRYIERKLEE; via the coding sequence ATGGACATCGACATCAAAATTCAGGACGAAGAGCTGAAACGCAAACTGACAAGCCTGCAGAAAAAGCTGAAAAACCTCCGTCCCATCCTGCTGGAGGTGGGCAACATGGTGCGGAACGATATTGAACAGGCTTTTGAGCGGGAGCAGTCCCCCTTCGGGCAGAGGTGGCAACCCTTAGCCGTGTTCACTGTTCTGGCGGGGGTGCGGGGCAGGCTCACAGGCAAAAAAGGCAGGGAAACCAAACAAACCCACAACTACCTGCAAGGGCGCAAGATACTCACCGCCAGCGGTCAGTTAGGTATGTCCTTCACGGTAAAGGCAGATAGCGATTCGGTAACAGTAGGCACAAACAAAGTCTACGCCCGCATACACCACTTCGGCGGTAAGGCAGGCAGAGGCAGAAGGACGAGCATTCCCGCCCGCCCGTTCCTCCCCGTCAGCAAGTCCGGTCAGCTTGAGCCGAGCTTACAGAAGGGGATAATCAGGTATATTGAACGGAAGTTAGAGGAGTGA
- a CDS encoding NrdR family transcriptional regulator, with amino-acid sequence MDCPKCAFEDTKVISTSSSTIKERTRKCPVCGYVFATVELPKVDTYLEDYARELLKGDKKLIEAIGGKQKDRERGIL; translated from the coding sequence ATGGATTGTCCGAAATGCGCTTTTGAAGATACGAAAGTTATAAGCACCAGCAGCTCTACAATCAAGGAGCGCACAAGGAAATGCCCTGTGTGCGGATATGTTTTTGCCACTGTGGAGTTGCCGAAGGTGGATACATACCTTGAGGACTACGCCAGAGAACTGCTGAAAGGGGATAAAAAGCTGATTGAGGCTATCGGCGGAAAACAGAAGGACAGGGAAAGGGGCATTTTATGA
- a CDS encoding XRE family transcriptional regulator → MKLNERIKLVRQKMALNQTQMAEMVGVHLQTLSRYEQGKLNPSADFLIAFAEKTGVSSDWLLIGQGEMSRMIKQEPLNDFVTVPLMSGRISAGVGVSADTSIESCMCFRRDWIRRKGDPDNMSLIRVSGDSMEPTLSNGDIVLIDHSRNYISDFGMYAISVDNSIMIKRLQPYADKVQIISDNPKYPPLTVYAHEVVINGKALWYAHDIGE, encoded by the coding sequence ATGAAATTGAATGAAAGAATTAAGCTTGTGCGCCAAAAAATGGCATTAAATCAAACACAAATGGCTGAGATGGTAGGTGTTCACCTCCAGACATTAAGCCGATACGAACAAGGCAAGCTGAACCCTTCGGCAGATTTCTTAATCGCATTCGCTGAAAAAACAGGAGTGTCTTCTGACTGGCTGTTAATCGGTCAGGGTGAAATGTCAAGAATGATAAAGCAGGAACCGCTTAATGATTTCGTCACAGTACCGCTTATGAGCGGGCGAATCTCCGCAGGTGTTGGAGTCAGCGCAGATACATCTATTGAGTCCTGTATGTGCTTCAGGAGAGACTGGATAAGAAGGAAAGGCGACCCTGATAACATGAGCCTCATAAGAGTAAGCGGCGACAGCATGGAGCCCACTCTCTCAAACGGGGATATAGTGCTTATTGACCACAGCCGAAACTATATTTCTGATTTCGGCATGTATGCTATCTCGGTTGATAACTCCATAATGATTAAACGATTACAGCCATACGCAGACAAGGTACAGATAATCTCCGACAACCCTAAATACCCACCCCTCACCGTTTACGCCCATGAGGTGGTTATAAACGGCAAAGCCCTCTGGTATGCCCACGATATAGGCGAATAA
- a CDS encoding phage protein GemA/Gp16 family protein, with protein sequence MNSAKPDRRKALLAKVHIAKKELLAGDDDLYRMWIMDICKSRTDTAAKLTEKELEALVRKFKDYGWKDAKSAQVKALQGLILATAKERLGKDWVSRLKGIMKKTAGTERIEWVRTVAQLRRLLGIIRNIK encoded by the coding sequence ATGAACAGTGCGAAGCCTGACCGCAGGAAGGCTCTTCTGGCGAAGGTGCATATAGCCAAGAAGGAGCTTCTGGCGGGGGATGATGACCTTTACCGCATGTGGATTATGGACATTTGCAAGAGCCGGACAGACACAGCGGCAAAGCTGACGGAGAAGGAACTGGAAGCCCTTGTGCGGAAGTTTAAGGATTACGGCTGGAAAGACGCAAAGAGCGCACAGGTTAAGGCATTGCAGGGGTTAATTCTCGCTACTGCGAAGGAGCGCTTAGGGAAGGACTGGGTAAGCCGCCTGAAGGGAATAATGAAAAAGACTGCCGGAACGGAGCGGATTGAGTGGGTGCGGACGGTTGCCCAGCTCAGAAGGCTTTTAGGGATAATCAGGAACATAAAGTGA
- a CDS encoding ATP-binding protein — MKKIFVKTHNYSQFEEIAAELLSPDSEIGPSLAMGSGRAGRGKTEVAKYYAVNSDSIYIRSLPVMSPSMALREICFELRELRPHTSQACLNLIEEEMRRRKRLIIFDEADLVPIQVLETLRGLNERAGCPIFLIGEEELRRKVESRTRITSRIRRRMEFAPITQGDVALFYKQSVDMELTPEVLRELFKRSKGDWRPMVKEAADIERAVKATGMDNIDLKGLREILK; from the coding sequence ATGAAGAAGATATTCGTTAAAACGCACAACTACAGCCAGTTTGAGGAGATAGCGGCGGAGCTTTTGAGCCCTGACAGTGAAATCGGCCCCAGCTTGGCTATGGGCAGCGGCAGGGCGGGAAGAGGGAAAACCGAAGTGGCGAAGTATTACGCTGTGAACTCTGACTCAATCTACATCCGCAGTCTGCCTGTTATGTCGCCAAGCATGGCTCTGCGTGAGATTTGCTTTGAACTGAGAGAACTGCGCCCGCATACATCGCAGGCTTGCCTGAACCTGATTGAAGAGGAGATGCGCAGGCGGAAGCGGCTCATCATCTTTGACGAGGCTGACCTTGTGCCTATTCAGGTTTTGGAGACTCTCAGAGGGCTTAATGAGCGTGCGGGTTGTCCCATCTTCCTCATAGGTGAGGAGGAACTGCGCCGCAAGGTGGAGAGCCGCACACGCATAACAAGCCGCATACGCCGCAGGATGGAGTTTGCGCCTATTACGCAGGGAGATGTGGCTCTGTTTTATAAGCAGTCGGTTGATATGGAGCTTACGCCGGAGGTTCTCAGGGAGTTGTTCAAACGGAGCAAGGGCGACTGGAGACCTATGGTGAAGGAAGCGGCGGACATAGAAAGGGCAGTGAAAGCCACCGGAATGGACAACATAGACCTGAAAGGGCTTAGGGAGATTTTGAAATGA
- a CDS encoding host-nuclease inhibitor Gam family protein, with translation MAGNKHTEEINALLERISRHRARAAKIKEAVDRDIEALKEKYAGDLTSETSHAEAAEKELTTYLKKHKSEVFSSGDRVDLRCGAVLRHVKESVRKAKNITVELLKKLGYGEGVRVEESVNWDAISQWNSDRLTAIGTERKEKEDYSYELKADKAS, from the coding sequence ATGGCGGGAAATAAGCACACGGAAGAGATAAACGCCCTGCTGGAGAGGATAAGCCGCCACAGGGCAAGGGCAGCCAAGATAAAAGAGGCTGTGGACAGGGACATAGAGGCACTGAAAGAGAAATACGCAGGCGACCTGACCAGCGAGACCTCACACGCAGAGGCGGCGGAGAAGGAACTGACCACATACCTGAAAAAGCACAAGTCAGAGGTTTTCAGCAGCGGAGACAGGGTTGACTTACGCTGCGGGGCGGTTCTGCGCCATGTGAAAGAGAGCGTCCGCAAGGCAAAGAACATCACAGTGGAACTGCTGAAAAAGCTGGGCTACGGCGAGGGGGTTCGGGTTGAGGAGTCCGTAAACTGGGACGCAATAAGCCAGTGGAACAGCGACAGGCTGACCGCAATCGGCACGGAGCGCAAGGAAAAGGAGGACTACAGCTATGAGCTTAAAGCGGATAAAGCTTCCTGA
- a CDS encoding sce7726 family protein, which yields MFEAAEFMPLYAHFFNISNLREIIYKKKPEFISNVLKNSGFWDYYRRDMTLLDVFNISYELLLDKYRCEYVYKNRLLVHELVEKKHPKLMNMFTEIYINKSKADMLVVNGTLTLYEIKTEIDNFTRLRNQLEDYTKAVEKVYVVVPEKKLNALEKELEGFEQVGVLIMGDSHEMEIEEYRPACSDLEKISQEHIFNTLNGQEIRKIFPDAEYQEAKKLFLEKSKKDCFEIFHKFLSKRKSYRQEFVSALPFSLKMAGFQVSKLTQKERGYFVDKIYQNFER from the coding sequence ATGTTTGAAGCGGCAGAATTCATGCCTTTGTATGCCCATTTTTTTAATATATCGAATCTCAGGGAGATTATTTATAAGAAAAAACCTGAATTTATTTCAAATGTTTTGAAAAATAGTGGTTTTTGGGATTACTACCGCAGGGATATGACTCTTTTAGATGTGTTTAATATCTCATATGAGCTTTTACTTGATAAATATAGATGTGAATATGTTTATAAAAATAGACTTCTTGTTCATGAGCTTGTTGAAAAGAAGCATCCCAAACTTATGAATATGTTTACAGAAATTTATATTAACAAGTCCAAAGCTGATATGTTAGTTGTCAATGGCACATTAACATTATATGAAATAAAAACAGAAATAGATAACTTTACGAGACTGCGTAATCAGCTTGAAGATTATACAAAAGCTGTTGAAAAGGTTTATGTTGTTGTTCCAGAGAAGAAGCTCAATGCTTTAGAAAAGGAGCTTGAAGGGTTTGAACAGGTTGGGGTGCTTATCATGGGTGATAGCCACGAAATGGAGATTGAAGAATACCGCCCAGCATGCTCAGATTTAGAGAAAATATCACAAGAACATATTTTTAATACCCTTAATGGGCAAGAAATACGGAAAATATTTCCTGACGCAGAATACCAAGAAGCAAAAAAACTGTTTTTAGAAAAGAGCAAAAAAGATTGTTTTGAAATATTCCATAAATTTTTAAGCAAAAGAAAAAGTTACAGGCAAGAGTTTGTTTCTGCACTGCCGTTCTCTTTGAAGATGGCAGGATTTCAGGTGAGTAAGCTAACACAGAAGGAGAGGGGTTATTTTGTAGATAAAATATATCAAAATTTTGAGAGGTGA
- a CDS encoding sce7725 family protein has product MYFPFLMARGVEKNVIVNTIANRRLENVVPVITPYLGLGESLASNTNYIAIAEALVENEKRFITICRPNEAAELREKISNFDNFCIYGLYATDIDGLSQGYNFALIHDFPSPTTIDRDNITYHLFLPSALASFSYLEKFPHYKRVAIENAFSAQNRNADYPFESFFSSLFSIFRERFVGFGDYTVQSMDFEPASGSNMTFVSPAIHLSYVRDSSVFVRHYITTPAESPDFNTRVRFSMSKALMDKNIFFYSAGIRELEAKAALGATNLAKLKEIGMQHHIELMNNLIN; this is encoded by the coding sequence ATGTACTTTCCGTTTCTTATGGCAAGAGGTGTTGAAAAAAACGTTATAGTAAACACTATTGCAAACCGAAGACTTGAGAATGTTGTCCCAGTTATTACGCCTTACCTCGGTCTTGGAGAATCTCTGGCTAGTAATACGAATTACATAGCTATAGCCGAAGCTCTAGTCGAAAATGAGAAAAGGTTTATAACAATTTGCAGACCTAATGAGGCAGCAGAACTTAGAGAAAAGATAAGTAACTTTGACAATTTTTGCATATATGGGTTATATGCAACTGATATAGATGGGCTGTCACAAGGTTATAACTTTGCGCTCATCCATGATTTCCCGTCTCCAACAACGATTGACAGAGACAATATCACTTATCATCTATTTTTACCAAGCGCACTCGCCTCTTTTAGCTATCTTGAGAAATTCCCTCATTATAAGCGTGTTGCCATCGAAAATGCTTTCTCTGCTCAGAATAGAAATGCTGACTATCCATTTGAAAGTTTTTTTTCATCCTTATTCTCTATATTCAGAGAACGTTTTGTTGGTTTCGGGGATTATACTGTCCAGTCTATGGACTTTGAACCTGCCAGTGGAAGTAACATGACTTTTGTTTCCCCTGCGATACATCTATCATACGTGAGAGATAGTTCAGTGTTTGTGAGGCATTACATAACAACTCCTGCTGAAAGCCCAGATTTTAACACAAGGGTACGATTCTCAATGAGCAAAGCATTAATGGATAAAAATATATTTTTTTATTCAGCGGGCATCAGAGAGTTGGAAGCAAAAGCCGCACTTGGGGCAACAAATTTAGCAAAATTAAAAGAGATAGGAATGCAACACCATATTGAATTAATGAACAACCTAATTAATTGA
- a CDS encoding ATP-binding protein, translated as MKRYFASFLPQTPPPNEVCTCGAFKEYRYHGGEWHETECENCAKAAAEKQRLEHIKSNIGSVLELAGVPARYRAVTINDMENLSAAAMDGFFQGLQGKSLVLHGGVGSGKTMLACCVLRELALKGKEVLFRTVPNLLAAVRSAMDETGKLPENVLREVITAEVIILDDLGAEYTTEWAKECIYRIVNDRYNEMRQTIYTSNFRPDSGGEIARTLGRRVTSRLAACRCIHVGEQDRRSGRG; from the coding sequence ATGAAGCGTTATTTTGCCTCTTTTCTTCCGCAGACACCGCCGCCGAACGAGGTATGCACCTGCGGAGCTTTTAAGGAATACCGCTATCACGGGGGAGAGTGGCACGAAACCGAGTGCGAAAACTGCGCAAAGGCAGCCGCCGAGAAGCAGAGGCTTGAGCATATCAAAAGCAATATCGGCTCTGTTCTGGAGCTTGCGGGTGTTCCGGCGAGGTACAGGGCAGTGACAATAAACGATATGGAGAACCTTTCTGCCGCCGCTATGGACGGCTTTTTTCAGGGCTTGCAGGGCAAAAGCCTTGTTCTGCACGGCGGAGTGGGCAGCGGGAAGACCATGCTCGCCTGCTGTGTTCTGCGGGAGCTGGCACTTAAAGGAAAAGAGGTTCTTTTTCGCACTGTGCCGAACCTTCTGGCGGCTGTGCGCAGCGCAATGGACGAAACAGGCAAGCTGCCGGAAAATGTGCTTAGAGAGGTTATAACCGCCGAAGTTATCATTCTGGACGACTTAGGCGCAGAATATACCACAGAGTGGGCTAAGGAGTGCATCTACCGCATAGTGAACGACAGGTATAACGAAATGCGGCAGACCATTTACACCAGCAATTTCCGCCCTGATTCGGGCGGAGAGATAGCCCGCACACTGGGAAGGCGTGTTACCTCCCGCCTTGCTGCCTGCCGCTGCATCCATGTGGGTGAGCAGGACAGGCGAAGCGGAAGAGGATAA
- a CDS encoding helix-turn-helix domain-containing protein, which produces MSRKREVASELLKQVGSRIKTLRLQKGFSQEELAYRSGLHVTTLSEVESGKSNMTLITCENIANALETSISGFFPEESIKEDEELSRIIARMQKVCLESNTKDKARYLNLLKTLTDGFEG; this is translated from the coding sequence ATGAGCAGAAAAAGAGAAGTTGCATCAGAATTGTTAAAACAGGTCGGCAGCCGGATAAAAACATTACGTCTGCAAAAGGGTTTTTCTCAGGAAGAGCTTGCGTATCGTTCAGGTTTACACGTAACAACCCTTTCAGAAGTTGAAAGCGGAAAGTCCAATATGACTCTGATAACCTGTGAAAACATCGCCAATGCGCTTGAAACAAGCATATCTGGCTTTTTCCCTGAAGAGTCTATAAAAGAGGACGAGGAACTGAGCCGGATTATTGCCCGTATGCAGAAAGTATGCTTGGAGAGTAATACGAAAGATAAGGCAAGGTATCTTAATCTTTTGAAAACATTGACGGATGGGTTTGAAGGGTAA
- a CDS encoding Mu transposase C-terminal domain-containing protein yields MKVGTYKEQTTNQSANQSEKLALEAKGLSINGLCSESVYLSVSETANLFGVSKQAIQKKCQLGRYATRTVTKRGGTAYEILLSSLPAEIQEKYYAELAEAEPSKALELAVANPAAEIAIAKAQMEKELTASAPAELPEADRTHLPKAIADKEVNKKAQAVQEAVNVPAGWLVKKWQEAVAVKYEITYSTLRRWIEKFEKGGVTKLLHQNKVTKRSVKWDEEAVDYLRGLYLKAEHRKMSVKAIYRFMKTEAQRKGWRIGGYGSALLYIKEIENQMSPLIAYRDRGNRGLDNAICPIFRTYADLNPFQIVVGDQHRFDFWVTDEETGKAFRPEGYVWQDLCTRNIYGFSIGKKYDSAMMGEALWVGITIFGKPEQCFTDNGGPETAKYFLDKKSEIGSLNIDYRGNIGNYIADTEDANRQFSGVYADLNITRRLARVRNAKSKMIEGTFRYLEKMLIDNGLPGYVHTLGGNAEENDIDDKEVQRLLEAGKLPTFTEFCTAFIRVCDIYNRRKHHKGLADQARREKLGGAMNLSAMYPLDYLAYRYKNGWKPVRVQEDALKLIFMARAVRKVNHGVITFNNEIYTHETLNNFRNGTAVEIRYRHGDFSCLVVIHNGRYICDAFAVERSSMIDDELTAAKNRAKRELKKKYIEIYKAYVKPVADLRTYSEADLRINELAAEREKLTQNQAVIAAERERLRTQEELEKEQTHIEQRAEAAERKAKERIKAELPERPTYFRSELARYDWCHQYILLGGKVDRQDGEFMERYEREILRDGAESYIMERKIKAMENAG; encoded by the coding sequence ATGAAGGTTGGCACTTACAAAGAGCAAACCACCAACCAAAGTGCCAACCAGTCCGAAAAGTTGGCACTTGAGGCTAAGGGTTTGAGTATCAATGGTTTATGCAGTGAAAGCGTTTATTTGAGCGTTTCTGAAACTGCCAACCTTTTTGGAGTGTCAAAACAGGCTATTCAGAAAAAGTGCCAACTTGGCAGATATGCGACCCGCACGGTGACAAAACGGGGCGGAACGGCATACGAGATTCTTCTCTCCTCTTTGCCTGCTGAGATTCAGGAAAAGTATTATGCCGAACTTGCGGAAGCGGAGCCGAGCAAAGCTCTTGAGCTTGCTGTTGCGAACCCTGCGGCGGAGATAGCCATTGCTAAGGCGCAGATGGAAAAGGAGCTGACTGCCTCTGCCCCTGCGGAACTGCCGGAAGCGGACAGAACCCACCTGCCGAAAGCCATAGCCGACAAGGAAGTGAACAAGAAGGCGCAGGCTGTTCAAGAAGCTGTGAACGTACCTGCCGGATGGTTGGTGAAGAAATGGCAGGAGGCGGTGGCTGTTAAGTATGAGATTACCTATTCCACCCTGCGCCGCTGGATAGAGAAGTTTGAGAAAGGCGGAGTCACCAAACTTTTGCATCAGAATAAAGTTACAAAACGCTCCGTAAAGTGGGATGAGGAGGCGGTGGACTACCTGCGGGGGCTTTATCTGAAGGCTGAACACCGCAAAATGAGCGTTAAAGCCATATACCGCTTTATGAAGACGGAGGCGCAGAGAAAAGGCTGGCGCATAGGCGGCTACGGCAGCGCACTCCTATATATAAAAGAGATAGAAAATCAGATGTCGCCCCTGATTGCTTACCGTGACAGGGGCAACAGAGGGCTTGACAACGCCATATGCCCCATATTCCGCACATATGCCGACCTGAACCCGTTTCAGATTGTAGTCGGCGACCAGCACCGCTTTGACTTCTGGGTGACTGACGAAGAGACGGGAAAAGCCTTCCGACCGGAAGGGTATGTCTGGCAAGACCTCTGCACACGCAACATATACGGTTTCAGCATCGGCAAAAAATATGACTCCGCCATGATGGGCGAGGCTCTGTGGGTGGGGATTACCATATTCGGCAAGCCGGAGCAGTGCTTCACTGATAACGGTGGCCCCGAAACAGCAAAATACTTTCTTGATAAAAAGTCGGAGATAGGCAGCCTCAACATAGACTACAGGGGCAATATAGGCAATTACATAGCCGATACCGAAGACGCAAACAGGCAGTTCAGCGGGGTTTACGCTGACCTGAACATAACCCGCAGGCTTGCCCGTGTCCGAAATGCGAAAAGCAAGATGATTGAGGGCACGTTTCGTTATCTGGAAAAAATGCTCATAGACAACGGACTGCCCGGCTATGTCCACACGTTGGGCGGAAATGCCGAAGAGAACGACATAGACGACAAAGAGGTGCAGAGACTGTTGGAGGCGGGCAAGCTGCCTACTTTCACGGAGTTCTGCACTGCCTTTATCAGGGTTTGCGACATATACAACCGCCGTAAGCACCACAAGGGGCTTGCTGACCAAGCCAGACGGGAGAAGCTGGGCGGCGCAATGAACCTTTCTGCCATGTATCCGCTGGATTACCTTGCATACCGTTATAAAAACGGCTGGAAGCCTGTGCGGGTGCAGGAAGACGCATTGAAGCTTATCTTCATGGCTCGTGCTGTCCGCAAGGTTAATCACGGGGTTATTACCTTTAATAACGAAATCTACACACATGAGACGCTCAATAACTTCCGCAACGGAACGGCAGTGGAGATACGCTATCGGCACGGGGATTTCTCCTGCCTTGTTGTTATCCACAACGGCAGATACATCTGCGATGCTTTCGCTGTGGAACGCTCCAGCATGATTGATGATGAACTGACAGCGGCGAAGAACAGGGCGAAGCGTGAGTTGAAAAAGAAATATATCGAAATTTATAAAGCATATGTGAAGCCTGTGGCTGACCTGCGCACATACTCAGAAGCGGATTTACGCATAAACGAGCTTGCGGCGGAGCGGGAGAAGCTCACACAGAATCAGGCAGTTATAGCCGCTGAGCGTGAACGCCTCCGCACTCAGGAAGAGCTTGAGAAAGAGCAGACGCACATAGAGCAGAGGGCGGAAGCAGCGGAGAGGAAGGCAAAAGAGCGCATAAAAGCGGAATTGCCGGAGCGACCGACATACTTCCGCAGCGAGCTTGCCAGATATGACTGGTGTCACCAGTACATTCTGCTGGGCGGCAAGGTGGACAGGCAGGACGGCGAATTTATGGAACGCTATGAGCGGGAAATCCTGAGAGACGGAGCGGAAAGCTACATCATGGAACGCAAGATAAAGGCAATGGAAAATGCAGGGTAG
- a CDS encoding PH domain-containing protein has translation MENTAAVNSLTPFTLTIFLGFLVLLAFAFKDKGFIKNTLGNSEQIIYHAKVSLWSLSFYIFLGVILFFSDIFLGLIFILIAALKYITTEIAITNKKVVAKTGLIKRKMIEIRLEKIESLQVEQGIFGRILNFGSIVVSGAGNPQAAIPNISKPLEYRNEFRKLTDKD, from the coding sequence ATGGAAAATACTGCCGCAGTAAATTCTTTAACACCCTTTACATTAACTATATTTTTGGGTTTCCTTGTTCTGCTCGCTTTCGCATTTAAAGATAAGGGATTTATCAAAAACACATTAGGAAACAGCGAACAGATAATCTATCATGCAAAGGTAAGCCTATGGTCTCTTAGTTTTTATATCTTTCTGGGAGTAATTCTCTTTTTCTCTGATATTTTTCTTGGGCTTATTTTTATCCTCATCGCAGCCCTGAAATACATTACGACAGAGATAGCCATCACAAATAAAAAAGTTGTTGCAAAAACAGGGCTTATCAAAAGAAAAATGATTGAAATCAGGCTGGAAAAAATAGAAAGCCTTCAGGTTGAACAAGGCATCTTCGGACGTATTCTTAATTTCGGCAGCATAGTGGTCTCAGGTGCGGGCAACCCGCAGGCAGCAATCCCAAATATATCAAAACCGTTAGAATACCGTAACGAGTTTCGCAAGCTCACAGACAAAGACTAA